The genomic stretch TGAATGGAATACGGATTTATGTAAAATGTTTCAAAATAAATTTGATCAGAATGACCGTCATATAAGAGTACAAAATACAGTTCACTAACTGAGTGAAATAATGATAGTTTTGTCCAAAGATGTTTGTGAAATGTAACTAGGCTCAAAGTTAAAATGTTTTGTTTAAAACTGGACGTGATGCGAAAAAGGGAGAAGAGTGAAATCAACCTAAATTTGCTAGTGATAGGTTAAGAAAGATCAAACCAACAACTCTAACGAGGCTGTTGACGATAATTAAGGGAATAAATGTGCAAATATAGATGTTCTTTCAGCACAATACTGGCAGAATATAATTGCATCTGATGGGGTTCTATCATATTATCAAGTACTCTTCATTTAGCCTACCACACAAAGCTCTGTTAGTTACAATCAATTATCATCATCATTCTAGCCATTTTAGTTTGGGTTTAATGAGAACACTTCTAGCAACTTGTGTTGCTAGTCTAAGTCGACAAATGTACAGAAACAGCAAGCTCCCGCATCAAATATTTGAGCGGAGTTCACAGAAATCAATGTTAGACAACTACTGTACCAGTGGGATACTCTCCTCTGTGTTCATAAGAAATAGAATAGGTTGCAAAAGCAGTAGTACGAGTGCTCCATATACTCATTACTGAGTAGAGTCAGAATTCAGAAACAAACGCCATCAATGCTATTTAGAAGAAACAATCTAGTCCACTATTTTCGTTTCCTAATTCCTATCATAGGATATAGGACAATTGCAATGCAATCCAGATGGTGATTCTAGTACAGGACATCAAGTATTAACAATAAAATTGGGATGAAGGGAGTACTATTCAGCGGTGTTCACTCATAACACTATTGAGAAATGAGAGTCAATGGAATTTAAAATACCAACAATTCCATGCCAAAATTTCTTGTAAAAATGGTACTACCACTTAATCAAATGTGATAAATAAGCAAATACACGCCAATTAGAAGATGGAGGATGACAAAGTAAGAATAAGGGATGAAGAGATACCTGAGAGAGCATAAGATAAAGAAGAATACGTTTGCCAACTTTCACATTCTATCAGCTTCCATAGCATCAACGGCGACAGAGAGAATGAGTGGTGAAGCGTCAATTGTGACTTCAGATCCTTGCTGCATTCATTTACACAAAATACCCTGATATACTGATATAGTTAACCACAAATGCAGAATCAAACCCCAGCTTTCAGCCTGAAATTCGGTGAAAATTTTTGTTCACATAGTTAACTTCACAAAATTCCGGCTATACTACCCTATCACATAATCAGGTCAAAAGATTCTCACTCAATTCCTTGTTTGTGTAGAGGTTATACCTCTCAAACCTAACACAGTTCACTTAGGTCAGGTTTACATCAGACGATTTGGTAAGGGCATCATTAACACGCAGCTTGAGTCCAGATCGTTTCAGGTTGGGTCATTCAAGTGTCTTCTTTTCGTCATAAATTACTAAGGTATTGATTGATTCATATCAGATTTTTGTTATCTCGAGGCATCCCAAATCAGGTCATTCCTTGAGTCTACTTTGGCCTGGACATTTGGATCCGGTAGGGTTTAGGTCTGATCAGTTGTGTCAGGTATAATGTGTTAAAGAGCAAGTACATGCTTGTTCAGTTGTCCCTGCTGGCCTGCTCAAGATGTGTTTGGAAAAGTTTGAATGTGAGTCAAGCTTGACCTTTGCGAGCTTGAAAAGTGTAAATACTTGTGTTAAATTTGAATGTAAAACTTGTCTAAGATCGCAACATGTGATGAAGACGAAGTTCAACTCCGATCATCCCCAGTAACCTCGTTAGCTCACATCTACTTGCTAAACGACATCACCATGTCAATTAAACACAACCCTCTCCAATTTCCTTCAGATAGTTAATGCCTCTTGATAGGGAAGGCAAATACAAATAGGTCAACTTTCTGAAACTTATTGTAAACACAACCCTAAACTTATTGCTCCATTGCAACCAGTTTAATCAGCAAGTAACAAGGAAATCTGATCATCTAACAGGGTTCTCAGTTATTGTACCAATTCAAGCAAACCCTTTGAAAGTACATGTCCACTACGGAGCAGCAACACGTACATGACTCTCGATTATCTTAAAATTAGAGAAGAGATAGTCTTTCCGATGATGGCAAAGGGGACACATTATTATTCACCGTCAAAACTGAGGTAAATCTCCATAGCAAGTTAGCATCATATCAGATAGCTATCATTTCAACATATCCACTGCCACATCTATAAACTATCCACTGCCACATCTATTGGTGCaaaattataaattattaatctTGTCACTTGTGCTTCAAAAAAAGCGTTAGCCGGCTTAAACATGCAATCCATCCTCGATGACAGCCCTTTAAATTCATCAATTTACCAATTCCATCCACATATAGCAAGGATTTAGCATTAGTGTCACCGTGTTCAAAGGTGCCTCTTGAATCAACTAAATCACATATTACGGGCTATTTGCATGCTTTATGTGCATCATATTAACTTCATGTTTTCTACTGTCAACTCTCAAATGCTGGTTTTTCTGATGCAGATTGGTCAAAGAAAGACCTTGTCAAAAAGGATATGGAGAAAGAGGGGAAAAAACTAATTGGTCACTAGGGGAAGAAAGAAATGGAAGGAGAATCACCTTGCCTACATAAATACTTCGTACTAAGTAGTCATTAGAAACCAGAGCAGGTTTGCCCCCACAACAAAGTGAAGTAAGAAAGATTCCTTTGAGAATTCATGCAAGTGCTGCAATTGATAAGTATAATTAAACAAGGAGTTTAGAGTAATAACGTTAATCTATAGTCTCAAAGGCTCTGCCAATAGTGAGATAAGGGCCATAGTATGAAACCTCGGTTTCGGTCACAGTTGCAATATCGGTTATCGCAACTTAATCTTACTAAATACGGTCAATATCACCTCAAAATGTGGTAAAATATGGTTGCAGTAAACACCAAAACCTTGACAACTCGGTCTCAAATCGATGTCAAGACTGATTTTTAAAACCATGGTAAGGGGTGTCACTTGTATGCAACCTTAATCCTACATTAACAATCAAAACATTCACAAAACAACAAGTTTTTCCAAATGTAATTCACAAACACTCAATTCCATCATCACATTTCTAATGTCCAGACTTCAGCGATATTCAAGTTGTTTCAACAATTAAGAttctaattcttttttttttgtgtgtgtgcgcGCGCGCGTTAAAAGTAAAGAGAGGCACAAAATAGGAAGTATAGAAATGAAAATGTGATCAAGCCTAAAAAGCTGGACAAGGTTAAAATGAAGAGTATTCTGTACAAATTCAGTAAGTTTGAACTCGTAAGTCAATTTGCCATGCTAAATCATTTCCCAAGGTCTATAAGTCTGCACCTATAGAAGGCTCAGTACTTTCCGGTTGGCTCTTGTATTTGATGTTACCATATGTTGTATACATTCCCgcggaaaaaaaatgaaatatgcCAAGTCACCTCTCCTTACTCTAAGAGTATAGAAGTCTACATTGCTCGGTCTACGACTCTTGTCTCATAACCTAATCTATTTCTCTCAGATAGAAGACATAATTTCTCATCTGCACAAAAATGATAATTTAAGACAGCACTTTTAAGTTTTAAGTAGCATATCGACAGTTTAACGGAACTAACATACTGTGTCAACAAGTTAACAATTTGTCATCCATGTGGAAGACAACAACTACAAATATATAACTCACCATCAATCATGTACAGCAGATTCTTTCATGCACTATCTTTTCCTTTCCTGTACCGAGCAAGGTGTTCCTGATACTCTTCCAGCTCTTTTTCCAACTTCTCAATGAATTGACTTGTGTGCTCAAGGGACTGTTGGTACTTATATTTCTCCAATGCCTGCAAAACAATAGAGACAAATATAAGGGGAAAAAAATGACCAGATCCACACTTTTTGAACCAATTACTCCGGCAATTAAAGGGGTaggaaaataaattaaattatatCTGGGGGATACTAGGCAATTCCAATCACCTTTGCCTTTGACAGGGTATCAGGAGGAGACATAACTTCGGGTTGCACATAGTTCTTCCCACGATAGAAAATCACTGTATTATCAGGCTTAATATCAATAACAGTTCCTTTACTTAACTGGGAAAGCTCTTCGGCAATCTCATTAACCTGCCCGGGTCTGCAAGGCTTACAAACAACCTTAACTGTTTCGTGATTTTTCCAATGCAGATGCATGTTAAGTACCACACCTCCAAAGACTCCCCGCCTACCAACAGGTACGTAATGCTTCTTTTTCTCACCGGTGCGCTTCAGATAAAATTTCTCTTCCTCTGTTAAACTTTCAGGGTCATATGTTTCAGCTGGAGCCTTAGGAAGCTCaaattttctcaatttttcaaTCAGCCAAGCTTCCTTTCGTTTGGCCTAAAGAATAATTACATCTTAGTACATTAATACATTCTCtattttaaaataaaacatgataattttaatttatgtaagcTTTGTCCTACTTGAAACCAGACCAGTTTTTGAAAGATACTATGAGCCCTAAAACCTTAACATTCAACAAACATGGCACAATGCTAGATCAATTATCAAACCAAAACATGGACCCTTTCTAGATCTTTCTTTCTTGAAACAGGAACAGTAAGAACAAACCTCTTCTGAATCCACACTCCACGTCTGGCTATTGCTACTCATGTCAATCCTTACTCCTAACACACCCCCATTCAATACACTAGACTATAACTAAATGACCTCAGAATTATGAGTCATAACCCCCAGTGCCTAACCGGTCCACGCAAATTGTAGGGTAAAGCTGAGTCAAATGTGCATAACCTGACCTTGTCTGAACACATGTTTTCAGATGACTCAAAATGAAATTGCATCAAGATTCGAGAGTTGCATAACTTTGCTTCAAAGTTCAAAAGGCTATTGTTTCACAGTGAAAAGAAGTGAGGCCAGTTATGGGCCATTTTACTTGGATCCAAATAATCCAAAATGAAGAACAATACAGCAAAGAATTATGTGTAATGAGAACCAATAGATGATAATACTATTGAGCACATAAAACAAGTTGTCATCAAGTCATTATAAAAAATTTTAACTACTGAGTATAGAACTATATATACATATTTTAGGCACGTAAATGAATGTGACACTtcaattcatcaatcaaattGTGTTCTTCATGCCAATATATTCATTCAATCATAAATTCTTAACAACTCCTCAATGAACCTCATTCCGAGGCAATGTTCAAACGATAAACTACATCGATCCtcaatgagcaataaattttctTCAGATTAGAAAAATGGTGATTGAAGATTTCTAGCCA from Silene latifolia isolate original U9 population chromosome 2, ASM4854445v1, whole genome shotgun sequence encodes the following:
- the LOC141643295 gene encoding putative CRM domain-containing protein At3g25440, chloroplastic, which codes for MSPFLRKSHRIFSFSSLPHLFHSNSYFVKYSTPSSSNLSRGLYDRTLYDLRGSNMFRIFDGGTRLLGVGELSSNSCVGIKAGTDGVVRFSIGDSLNDRCLKRSSKDECKGRMMVEEVEKKKKKVSKKRKVNELRFYRLKAKKKMKSPNPAVRIRYKLEKAKRKEAWLIEKLRKFELPKAPAETYDPESLTEEEKFYLKRTGEKKKHYVPVGRRGVFGGVVLNMHLHWKNHETVKVVCKPCRPGQVNEIAEELSQLSKGTVIDIKPDNTVIFYRGKNYVQPEVMSPPDTLSKAKALEKYKYQQSLEHTSQFIEKLEKELEEYQEHLARYRKGKDSA